A genome region from Desulfobulbaceae bacterium includes the following:
- a CDS encoding glycosyltransferase family 4 protein: MKDPTKRRHILCVASNFPRWKGDSTTPFVLHLAQDLQKLGWEITVLAPHAPGTQSNETLDGVRIKRFRYLWPERLETVCYHGGMLVNLRNNPFDYIKIFPFLLLETFNIIRELLTQQYSLLHTHCLLPQGFTGVIANLICKIPHITTIHGSDIFALRNPLFLLCKRFTLKHVDATTVNSSVAEHATQELLSKPLRILRRIPMGVAQTLAVPRSTSAKLRNRYRRGNGPLIIFVGRLVMEKGVDDLLKAIGLLIPKLPDITAIIIGEGQDKLLFSSLAEKLGIANQVSFPGWVTAEELPSWYQAADIFVGPSKRSPEGWIEAQGLTFIEALMAGIPVIATRSGGIIDSIHHEETGLLVNENAPEEIAAAMERIHTDKNLTQQLITKGKTLAANNFSRQSSAASFSALFDEVLKNRCPTP, translated from the coding sequence GTGAAAGACCCCACTAAACGCCGACATATTCTATGTGTTGCCTCTAACTTTCCCAGATGGAAAGGGGACAGTACCACTCCATTCGTCTTGCACCTTGCCCAAGACCTACAGAAATTAGGGTGGGAAATTACAGTGTTAGCTCCGCATGCTCCTGGAACACAATCCAACGAAACTTTGGATGGGGTGCGTATCAAACGATTTCGGTACCTCTGGCCAGAACGCCTCGAGACTGTTTGTTACCATGGTGGTATGCTTGTCAATCTGCGAAACAATCCTTTCGATTATATTAAGATCTTTCCTTTTCTACTATTAGAGACATTCAACATCATTCGAGAACTGCTGACACAACAATATAGTTTACTCCACACCCACTGCCTTCTTCCTCAAGGATTTACGGGGGTCATTGCCAACCTCATTTGTAAAATACCCCACATCACGACAATTCACGGTAGTGATATTTTTGCACTCCGCAACCCGCTTTTTCTTTTATGTAAGCGCTTCACCCTCAAACATGTTGATGCCACAACAGTTAACAGTTCCGTTGCTGAACACGCTACCCAAGAACTTTTAAGTAAACCCCTCCGGATTCTTCGGCGGATCCCCATGGGAGTTGCACAAACTCTGGCAGTCCCTCGCAGTACATCTGCCAAACTACGTAATCGCTACCGGCGTGGCAATGGCCCCCTAATCATTTTTGTGGGACGATTGGTCATGGAAAAAGGAGTTGATGATCTCCTCAAGGCAATTGGCTTGCTCATCCCAAAACTCCCAGACATCACCGCTATTATTATCGGCGAAGGGCAAGACAAACTTCTCTTCAGCAGTCTCGCAGAAAAACTCGGTATTGCCAATCAGGTTTCATTTCCTGGTTGGGTCACAGCAGAAGAACTTCCCTCTTGGTACCAGGCCGCTGATATCTTCGTAGGCCCATCCAAGCGCTCACCTGAAGGCTGGATTGAAGCACAAGGTCTCACCTTCATCGAAGCATTAATGGCTGGCATTCCTGTAATTGCAACTCGTTCTGGAGGAATCATTGACTCCATCCACCACGAAGAAACAGGGCTTCTTGTTAATGAAAACGCACCGGAAGAGATTGCAGCAGCAATGGAAAGAATCCACACCGACAAAAACCTTACCCAACAACTAATAACAAAAGGCAAAACTCTTGCCGCAAATAACTTCTCTCGCCAATCGTCCGCCGCATCATTTTCCGCTCTTTTTGACGAAGTTTTAAAAAATCGATGTCCCACGCCCTGA